One genomic region from Chthonomonas calidirosea T49 encodes:
- a CDS encoding DUF1992 domain-containing protein: MFDPDVIALIAERKIQEAIEQGKFDNLPGKGKPLVLEEEAIVPPHLRVANHALRNVGALPEWVQLLKEIVSLKREIALLRAQLITQSRRRRFVLSSARIRPATREAYLQWCVQMRALYQQRLCEVNLLVLRFSLIAPPSQVDRALPYRVVVEMEAFDTEFLPCPLTALPELSSAIPLERKAPDIKEGFLRRLMRIRYRHLQKPSK, from the coding sequence ATGTTCGATCCAGATGTCATCGCGCTCATTGCAGAAAGAAAGATACAGGAGGCCATCGAGCAGGGCAAATTCGATAATCTCCCAGGAAAGGGCAAGCCGCTAGTGTTGGAAGAGGAGGCAATCGTGCCTCCGCACCTGCGCGTGGCCAACCACGCGCTGCGGAATGTGGGCGCGTTGCCGGAATGGGTTCAACTTTTGAAAGAGATCGTCTCGCTTAAGAGGGAGATAGCTCTGCTGCGCGCGCAGTTGATCACACAAAGTCGGCGACGACGTTTTGTGCTGAGTTCAGCACGAATACGGCCGGCTACGCGCGAGGCGTACCTTCAATGGTGCGTTCAAATGCGCGCTCTTTACCAGCAGCGCCTCTGCGAGGTAAACCTGCTAGTGCTGCGATTCTCTCTTATAGCGCCCCCCTCCCAAGTAGATAGGGCGCTTCCCTATCGCGTTGTGGTGGAGATGGAGGCGTTTGACACCGAGTTCCTTCCCTGTCCCCTTACAGCCCTCCCCGAGCTGTCTTCGGCAATACCTCTCGAGAGGAAAGCGCCCGATATTAAAGAGGGGTTTCTGCGGCGGCTCATGCGAATACGCTACCGCCATCTGCAGAAGCCTTCTAAGTAG
- a CDS encoding sigma-70 family RNA polymerase sigma factor: MHADTALVQRAKANDRAAFNEIVLRYKDKVYNYIYRMVRHATDAEDLTQETFVRAYLSLHSFQSRASLNTWLFRIATNLCIDHCRRAKRTQGLVTSLSPDNEEEEEGPQRDVPDATFDPQRLLLNKELGEKLEKALQELPEKLRMVVLLYDVEGLSYEEIAAIAGCPLGTIKSRLFNARAALRRKLEPYLNITV; the protein is encoded by the coding sequence ATGCACGCAGATACGGCGCTGGTACAGCGCGCAAAGGCCAACGACCGAGCCGCCTTCAACGAGATCGTCCTGCGCTATAAGGATAAGGTCTACAACTACATCTATCGTATGGTGCGTCATGCAACGGATGCGGAAGACCTTACCCAGGAAACCTTTGTGCGCGCCTATCTCAGCTTACACTCCTTCCAAAGCCGAGCAAGTCTTAACACCTGGCTCTTTCGCATTGCCACCAACCTCTGTATTGATCATTGCCGCCGTGCGAAGCGTACTCAAGGGTTGGTAACTTCGCTTTCTCCTGACAACGAAGAGGAAGAAGAGGGCCCTCAGCGCGACGTTCCCGATGCAACCTTCGATCCGCAACGTCTTTTGTTGAATAAAGAGCTAGGCGAAAAGTTGGAGAAAGCGCTTCAGGAGCTGCCGGAAAAGCTACGCATGGTGGTGCTGCTCTACGATGTAGAAGGGCTCTCCTACGAAGAGATCGCCGCGATTGCCGGCTGCCCGTTAGGCACGATAAAGTCTCGACTTTTCAACGCTCGTGCTGCGCTTCGGCGAAAGCTGGAGCCTTATTTGAACATAACAGTATAG
- a CDS encoding anti-sigma factor family protein encodes MNRPFASGNHRDCERIQGLLSDYTDGILSARQTWEVECHLADCRECAAQAQQMKALVGALRSAERHSTPDDFMRKLHAQLDALGPVPQTQRSALAHWRDGWQALCSAFSLRRVSVVGAGLAAVGLLVFFMVGRPTSTSSSNTMATTNTAAHLQQALERHVATAASDPLDDPTAERLAAPLSLDSEGNGSE; translated from the coding sequence ATGAATAGACCTTTTGCTAGTGGGAATCATCGAGATTGTGAACGGATTCAGGGACTTTTATCGGATTATACCGATGGAATCCTCTCAGCCCGCCAAACCTGGGAGGTAGAGTGCCATCTGGCCGATTGTCGTGAGTGTGCGGCGCAGGCACAACAGATGAAAGCCTTGGTAGGGGCGCTGCGTTCGGCAGAACGTCATAGCACACCTGACGATTTTATGCGGAAACTGCATGCCCAGCTCGATGCACTCGGCCCCGTGCCCCAAACTCAGCGCTCCGCGTTGGCACATTGGCGTGATGGGTGGCAGGCATTATGCAGCGCCTTCAGCCTGCGCCGAGTCTCCGTTGTGGGAGCCGGGCTGGCCGCGGTGGGGCTTCTGGTGTTCTTTATGGTGGGGCGGCCCACCTCCACATCCTCGTCTAACACCATGGCTACCACCAATACGGCAGCGCATCTACAACAGGCATTAGAACGCCATGTAGCTACCGCTGCCAGCGACCCGCTAGATGATCCTACAGCCGAGCGTCTTGCAGCCCCACTTAGCTTGGATAGCGAAGGGAACGGTTCGGAGTAG
- the hpnK gene encoding hopanoid biosynthesis-associated protein HpnK — translation MQRFLILNADDFGLSPRVNDAVLRAHTQGVLTSASLMVTEPGFHEALQIAQTHPTLGVGLHIVVSCDHALLPPKSIPHIVNSNGRFGADPLRVGLRYALSKAAQKELYHEMEAQFARFAATGLPWSHVDGHQHMHLHPAVLDPFLALCRAYNIYRIRLPFEEFFAHWRNGGDHVNLNIGAALFLRLLRRRALRILHAVLADNDRQPSFFYCDRVYGQLQSGNMHLNYVVKLLQRLEGATNEIYFHPGTDYAKKLPKELQPPSVEDVELHALLHPSVRTQIAVLELQTGTYIEAEQFASRKAIANTTIKS, via the coding sequence ATGCAACGTTTTCTTATTCTTAACGCCGATGATTTCGGCTTAAGCCCTCGGGTAAACGACGCTGTATTGCGTGCCCATACGCAGGGGGTTCTTACCAGCGCTAGCCTCATGGTGACCGAGCCGGGTTTTCACGAGGCGCTTCAAATAGCCCAAACTCATCCTACTCTGGGCGTAGGGCTGCATATTGTGGTCTCTTGCGATCATGCGCTGCTGCCCCCCAAATCTATCCCGCACATCGTTAACTCCAACGGACGCTTTGGAGCCGACCCTCTTCGCGTTGGTCTGCGCTATGCCCTCTCGAAGGCCGCTCAGAAAGAGCTTTACCATGAAATGGAGGCGCAGTTCGCTCGCTTCGCCGCCACCGGGCTGCCTTGGTCGCATGTGGATGGACACCAGCATATGCATCTTCACCCGGCTGTTCTCGACCCCTTTCTCGCCCTATGTCGCGCCTACAACATCTATCGCATTCGCCTGCCCTTTGAAGAGTTCTTCGCCCATTGGCGCAACGGCGGCGACCACGTAAACCTTAATATCGGAGCCGCCCTCTTCCTAAGGCTTCTGCGACGTCGTGCCCTCCGCATTCTTCATGCGGTTCTTGCCGATAATGATCGGCAGCCGTCGTTCTTTTACTGTGATCGCGTCTACGGCCAACTGCAAAGCGGTAACATGCATCTCAACTATGTGGTGAAGCTTTTACAACGGCTTGAGGGCGCCACCAACGAAATCTACTTTCATCCAGGCACCGACTATGCTAAAAAGCTGCCCAAGGAGCTGCAACCGCCTTCAGTAGAGGATGTGGAGCTGCACGCGCTGCTGCACCCAAGTGTGCGTACACAGATCGCCGTGTTAGAGCTCCAAACGGGCACCTACATTGAGGCCGAGCAGTTTGCTAGTCGAAAGGCGATCGCCAATACAACGATAAAAAGCTGA
- the hpnJ gene encoding hopanoid biosynthesis associated radical SAM protein HpnJ, which yields MKKTLFLNPPSFEGFDGGAGSRYQAKREITSFWYPTWLAQPAALVPGSKLIDAPPHGITVEDVLKIAKDYELVIMHTSTPSLPNDVECARRMKEQNPNLKVGFIGAHVAVLPEQTLRENPVIDFVCRHEFDFTCLELAQGKPWEEIKGLSWREPDGTLRRTPDRELIEDWDKMPSVFPVYAENLDITKYFIGYLLHPYISFYTGRGCPAKCTFCLWPQTIGGHKYRAKSPEVVGREMEMAKAIWGSKVREYMFDDDTFTIDRARAVEISKHMKRLKLTWSCNARAHVDYDTLKQLRDNGLRLLLVGFESGNQQILNRIKKGIKLEMAREFMKNCKKLGIKVHGTFIIGLPIETKETVEETIRFAKELDPHTIQVSIAAPYPGTELYDQAIANGWIARDSLVAGSGIQVATLQYETMSAAEIEDAVERMYRQFYFRPGPIARIVAEMLTDRQMFVRRLREGREFFNYLKERKEQVRQRERETKSTPSASQA from the coding sequence GTGAAGAAGACGTTGTTCCTGAACCCCCCCTCTTTTGAGGGGTTCGACGGCGGTGCTGGTTCACGATATCAAGCCAAACGCGAGATCACCTCGTTTTGGTACCCAACCTGGCTAGCTCAACCGGCCGCTCTTGTGCCCGGCAGCAAGCTTATTGATGCGCCTCCTCACGGTATTACGGTGGAAGATGTGCTGAAGATCGCCAAGGATTACGAGCTTGTCATTATGCACACCAGCACACCCTCCTTGCCTAACGACGTGGAGTGCGCCCGCCGTATGAAAGAACAAAACCCCAACCTCAAGGTCGGCTTCATCGGCGCCCATGTGGCTGTGCTACCAGAACAGACCCTTCGAGAAAACCCTGTGATCGACTTCGTGTGCCGACATGAGTTCGACTTTACCTGCCTTGAACTGGCTCAGGGCAAACCTTGGGAGGAGATAAAAGGGCTCTCTTGGCGTGAGCCGGACGGCACACTTCGCCGTACACCCGACCGCGAGCTGATAGAGGACTGGGACAAGATGCCCTCCGTCTTCCCCGTCTACGCGGAAAACCTCGATATCACCAAATATTTTATCGGCTACCTCCTCCATCCTTACATCTCATTCTATACCGGTCGCGGTTGCCCAGCCAAGTGTACCTTCTGCCTCTGGCCGCAAACCATTGGTGGTCATAAATACCGTGCGAAAAGTCCCGAAGTTGTGGGACGTGAGATGGAGATGGCCAAAGCGATTTGGGGCAGCAAGGTGCGCGAATACATGTTTGACGACGACACCTTTACCATAGACCGTGCGCGTGCCGTGGAGATCAGCAAGCACATGAAGCGGCTCAAGCTCACATGGAGTTGCAACGCTCGCGCCCATGTGGACTATGATACTCTCAAACAGCTTCGAGATAATGGGCTGCGCCTCCTGTTAGTGGGCTTTGAAAGCGGCAATCAGCAGATTCTCAACCGCATCAAAAAGGGCATCAAGCTAGAGATGGCCCGCGAATTCATGAAGAACTGCAAAAAGCTGGGTATTAAGGTTCATGGCACCTTCATCATCGGGCTTCCCATAGAGACCAAAGAGACCGTGGAGGAGACCATTCGTTTCGCCAAAGAGCTCGATCCCCACACCATTCAGGTCTCTATCGCAGCGCCCTACCCCGGCACCGAGCTTTACGACCAAGCCATCGCCAACGGCTGGATCGCGCGAGATAGCCTGGTGGCTGGCTCCGGCATCCAGGTGGCCACTCTTCAGTACGAAACGATGTCCGCCGCAGAGATCGAAGATGCCGTTGAGCGCATGTATCGCCAGTTCTACTTCCGTCCCGGCCCCATCGCGCGCATCGTGGCCGAAATGCTTACCGATCGGCAGATGTTTGTGCGCCGCCTACGAGAGGGGCGCGAGTTCTTCAACTACCTGAAAGAGCGTAAAGAACAGGTGCGGCAACGCGAGCGTGAAACGAAGTCCACACCCTCTGCCTCTCAAGCCTAA
- a CDS encoding S9 family peptidase produces MAETNAPVLTLEAITRDRIFEVSVLRQPHWLRDGRRFSFLDYAPDSTTTTVWLYDIVTGERKMVVPPEALKISDPEKTETRTLEIVGYQWSPDESRLLFARIPHWRSDRGDREVFIYDISSGKMERVLASSEEHYGVKWAPDGKHIGYVRHGDIYLLECASGKEFRLTNTAAPFIYNGRFGWVYEEELGLVDGWAFSPDGRYIAYYQIDETQVPEIDLPQYSRLHMEPVRTRYPKAGDPNPLVKIGVIALDGLDSAVVPATRWVSTGSDPDIYIAQMQWTPQHQLLLQRIPRHQNRIDLLLADPATGETKTLFSEVSSTWVESPGDVFFVGNSDQFLWPSDRSGYQHLYLYDVKGTLLRQLTSGSWDVDRVVGIDSLHRIAFFTAARPNPTQRHIYSVLLDGGGEIMQLSDEAGTHSPLFAPDGRHYLDTFSSIASPPKITLHQASGRPVSTVHENPMPQLKNIPLGSWELRTFKTSDGLELYAALLKPADFDANKRYPVVMSVYGGPGSQTVRDAYGGSNGFEQLFASKGFLCAMVDGRGTGMRGRDFEKIVYQNLGHYEVEDQIAGAKWLGSLPYVDPKRIGIWGWSYGGYVASLCILRGASVFRSAIAVAPVTHWTLYDSIYTERYMRRPADNPDGYVRSSPITYAERLTGHFLLIHGTADDNVHFQNSMRLAEALQQAGKTFRMMVYPDKHHGLEGMAEHLYNTMIDFFMETLS; encoded by the coding sequence GTGGCAGAGACGAACGCACCGGTACTCACGTTAGAGGCCATCACGCGCGACCGAATCTTCGAGGTTAGCGTGCTGCGCCAGCCCCATTGGCTGCGAGATGGCCGCCGCTTTAGCTTTTTAGACTATGCACCCGATTCCACCACGACCACCGTGTGGCTCTATGACATCGTCACCGGCGAACGAAAGATGGTAGTGCCTCCGGAAGCCCTCAAGATTTCGGATCCCGAAAAAACCGAGACACGTACGTTGGAGATTGTGGGCTACCAGTGGTCGCCGGATGAAAGTCGGCTGCTTTTTGCACGTATCCCTCATTGGCGCTCAGACCGTGGTGATAGAGAGGTTTTTATCTATGACATTTCCTCCGGCAAAATGGAACGGGTACTGGCCTCTTCTGAAGAGCACTATGGTGTGAAGTGGGCTCCCGATGGCAAGCATATCGGTTATGTGCGCCATGGCGACATCTATCTCTTGGAGTGCGCTTCCGGCAAGGAGTTTCGTCTCACCAACACTGCGGCACCCTTCATCTACAATGGGCGTTTTGGATGGGTCTACGAAGAGGAGCTGGGCCTTGTAGATGGTTGGGCTTTTTCACCGGATGGCCGCTATATAGCCTACTACCAGATAGATGAGACCCAAGTGCCGGAAATCGATCTGCCGCAATATTCCCGCCTGCATATGGAGCCCGTGCGCACGCGCTACCCAAAGGCAGGCGACCCAAACCCGTTGGTTAAGATAGGGGTCATTGCTCTTGATGGACTAGATAGCGCCGTTGTTCCTGCCACACGCTGGGTTTCCACCGGCTCCGACCCCGATATCTATATCGCGCAAATGCAATGGACACCCCAACACCAGCTGCTTCTGCAGCGGATACCGCGCCATCAAAATCGAATCGATCTGCTCCTGGCCGACCCAGCTACCGGCGAGACGAAAACGCTCTTTAGCGAGGTTTCCTCCACTTGGGTCGAGTCGCCTGGCGATGTCTTCTTTGTAGGGAACTCCGATCAATTCCTCTGGCCGTCCGACCGCAGCGGTTATCAACATCTCTATCTTTACGACGTAAAGGGCACTCTTCTACGCCAACTCACGTCCGGCAGTTGGGACGTAGATCGCGTTGTGGGTATAGATTCTCTTCATCGCATCGCCTTTTTTACTGCGGCGCGCCCCAACCCTACCCAACGGCATATCTACAGTGTGTTGTTGGACGGAGGCGGCGAGATAATGCAGTTAAGCGACGAGGCCGGCACCCACTCTCCTCTGTTTGCTCCCGATGGACGACACTACCTCGATACCTTCTCTAGCATCGCCTCTCCGCCCAAAATAACCCTCCACCAAGCTAGCGGACGTCCGGTCTCCACCGTGCACGAAAACCCTATGCCACAGCTGAAAAACATCCCTCTTGGAAGCTGGGAGTTGCGTACCTTTAAAACCTCCGACGGTCTAGAGCTTTATGCGGCTCTCCTTAAACCGGCCGATTTCGACGCTAATAAACGTTACCCGGTGGTGATGTCGGTCTACGGAGGGCCTGGCTCACAAACGGTGCGTGACGCCTACGGAGGTAGCAACGGTTTTGAACAGCTTTTTGCCTCAAAAGGCTTCCTCTGCGCCATGGTAGATGGAAGAGGTACCGGCATGCGCGGGCGAGATTTTGAAAAGATCGTCTACCAAAATCTTGGGCACTATGAGGTTGAAGACCAGATCGCAGGGGCGAAATGGCTCGGAAGCCTGCCCTACGTTGACCCAAAGCGCATCGGCATTTGGGGCTGGAGCTATGGAGGCTATGTGGCCAGCCTCTGCATTCTTCGTGGAGCCTCCGTGTTTCGATCGGCCATTGCGGTAGCACCGGTAACTCATTGGACTCTCTACGACAGCATCTATACTGAAAGGTATATGCGACGTCCAGCCGACAACCCCGATGGCTACGTGCGCTCAAGCCCGATCACTTATGCCGAACGACTAACGGGCCATTTTCTCTTGATACACGGTACAGCAGACGATAATGTGCACTTTCAGAATAGCATGCGTCTGGCAGAGGCTCTACAGCAGGCTGGCAAAACGTTCCGTATGATGGTCTATCCAGATAAACACCACGGCCTAGAGGGAATGGCAGAGCATCTCTATAACACAATGATAGACTTTTTTATGGAGACTCTATCCTAG